Proteins co-encoded in one Arachis hypogaea cultivar Tifrunner chromosome 11, arahy.Tifrunner.gnm2.J5K5, whole genome shotgun sequence genomic window:
- the LOC112723716 gene encoding protein GOLVEN 7-like, with protein sequence MVMVMLKRSIFCVLFLLLCASCFSNARLHPSGGAEVNVIPVITKVSVVNTIKVRDQVEIEGKLMNKKSAKENVRKYVKNKRSLRSRLGGEIDGGFVAFTADYHSPRHHPPKNNK encoded by the exons ATGGTCATGGTGATGTTGAAGAGAAgcattttttgtgttttatttttattgctttgtgCTTCTTGCTTCTCCAATGCTCGGTTACACCCTTCAG GTGGAGCTGAAGTTAATGTCATTCCTGTTATTACAAAG GTTAGTGTTGTAAACACTATTAAGGTGAGAGATCAAGTTGAAATTGAAGGCAAGTTGATGAATAAGAAAAGTGCAAAGGAGAATGTAAGAAAATATGTGAAGAATAAGAGAAGTTTAAGGAGTCGTTTGGGTGGTGAAATTGATGGAGGATTTGTGGCTTTTACTGCCGATTACCATTCACCAAGGCACCATCCACCTAAGAACAACAAATGA